GAACCGGACATCTATCTTCCGCCCCCATCCGGCAATTGTATGACGAATTAACGTGTACCGAAACCGGCTTGTCCTCCCCCGAAGCGGGACGCCGGCTTGGTCAGCAACGCGGCCTGGCAAAGCATGAGACCCGTTTGCAACGGGAACTCCGATTACTTTTCCGGCAATTCTTCAATCCGCTGGTCTTCCTGCTGGTGGTAGCGGTTGTGTTGTCTGCGCTGTTGGGAGCGTCTTCTGATACCTATATTATCCTGTTTATACTATTAATTTCCGGTTTATTAGGTTTCTGGCAGGAAGCCAATGCAGGCAGGGCATTTGATCAGCTGAAAAAAATCATAGCAACCAGACACAATGTGTTACGGGATGGAAAAGCGATAAGTGTTGACACCGCAGGAATAGTAACCGGCGATATATTTTCCTGCTTCTATTTGTCTACACTATTACAGCTGAATGGGTCAAACGTTGGTTTTTCATCTGGCAGCGACGTAGACACTAACCTGGCTGTGTGCTTTTCAGTATGTCTGAAGTGGCATGGATGTCTTGATTAAGGTGATGCTGATAGCTGTCCTGTCTTCCAAGTAGCCGACCACTCAGCAGTAACCAGATAAATGGCTGCTGGCGTCCCTATAAAACTAAATCTGTATAACTGCCTGTTAAATGATGAAAATCAACATTGCCGGTGATGGCCCTCATTTAATATTACCGGCCAACGACCGTTATTTGAAGAAAAGTTCTATATGGCAAAAGAGACCGTTCCACCGCATCCACAGGAAATCCTCTCTCCTGCTAATTCAAAGATATCATCAGGCGAATAAACCTACAGTTATGGGCTATCAAATACGCGCAGGTATGTTCGTACTATTTTTACCAGTACTGCTAACAGCCAGTGTCCCTCCCTGCTATAAAAAAAGTATGACGCATCATTCGCAGGCTGCACTTACGTCACTGGTCAACATCCCTGTACTCTGTTATCACAACATTGATACAGCCCAGGACAAAGAAGACATTTACCATATCTCTGCCGCTCATTTTGAGCAACAGGTAAAAGCATTGCATGACAGTGGTTATCATGCAATACTACCGGATGAACTATATGATCACTTTAAAAAGGGATTATCACTTCCGGAAAAAACATTCATGTTCACATTCGATGATACACATAGCACTCATTTCACCGTGGCGGCCCCTGTTCTGGAAAAATATGGATTCAGAGGTACCTTCTTCATCATGACGGTATGTATTGGAAAGAAGCACTACCTGACAGCTCAACAGATCAGTGCTCTATCGCGACGGGGGCATACCATCGGCTGCCACAGCTATGATCATCTTCCGGTAGCTTCACTTACCGGTGAACAATGGAATGAACAACTGGACAAGCCGCTGAAAAAACTTACGATTATAACCGGTACAGCTGTCTGGTATTATGCCTATCCTTTCGGAACATGGAATGATCAGGCTATTACAGCACTCAAAAAACGGGGATTAAGAGCGGCGTTCCAGTTGTCAAACGGGGAAAGTACAAGTGAGCCAATGTTTACGATAAGGCGTATGCTTGTGTCAGGTAATTGGACGGCGCCAATGCTGCTTAAAAAGATACGGACATCGCCGGGAAGGCCCTGATATTATGAGATTGTTACGAATAATTAGTCAACTCCTTTAAAATAATGTGTTATGAAAAAGATACTCTTATCATTTGAAGGCACCGGATATTCAGAAGGTGCATTTGAGTTCGCCAGAAGAATAAATGAAGATGAACCGGTTCTGCTGACCGGCGTATTCCTTCCGCAGGTCGATTTCGCCAGTACGTGGAGTTATGCGTATGGAGGCGGCAGTATGTATATTCCATTGATGGAAAGTGTGGATGCTGAACTGGTGGGCAGTAACATTAATAAATTCAAAGCAGCCTGCATACGATATGGTATCGAGCACCGGGTACATACCGATTTCAGTTCATTCGCACTACCGGAGCTACAGAGAGAAACACGCTTTGCAGACCTGATGATATTGGGAGGAGAGCGCTTTTACGATAATCTCGGTACTGAATCTCCCAACGAGTACCTACGCGATATACTACATGATTCAGAATGCCCTGTCGTGGTAGCCCCTGAGAAGTTCAGCTATCCGGAAAGCGTTGTGCTTGCTTACGATGGCAGCAGTTCTTCCGTCCGTGCAATCAAAAACTTCGCCTATTTGTTCCCTGAACTGTGCAAGGTACCGGTTACCCTGGTGTATGCAGCCAGCAGATCCGGCAAAAGTATTCCCGACGAAGATTATATCAAGGAACTGGCTGCGCGACATTTCAGTGACCTGGTATTCTATGAGCTGGAAGCTGATCCAAAGGAATACTTCCCCACATGGCTGGCAGATCAGGATAGCCCCATACTTGTCAGTGGTGCCTTCGGACGCTCCGGTTTCTCCCAGATCTTCAGTCGTAGCTTTGCTGCCGACGTGATAGCCGAACACCAGTTCCCGGTATTCATATCACACAGATGATGCGATAAATGGGAAAAGCTGGATATCAGATCATCTAAATAAATATCTATGATACCGTCAACAATGCTGGCGATGGTACTGGAAGCCCCGGGCACCCCCCTCCAGCTGAGGGAGGTGCCGGTACCTGTCCCGGGCGACAACCAGGTGCTGATCAGGATAATAGCCTGTGGTGTATGCAGGACAGATCTACATATTATGGATGGAGACCTGCGTTCTCCCAAACTTCCGTTGATCCCGGGACATGAGATTGTGGGGGTGATCGTCGCCTCGGGCAGAGATGCCGGCCACTTTAAAGCGGGTGATCTGGCCGGAGTTCCCTGGCTGGCATTTACGTGCGGTCAATGCAGGTATTGCAGAAAGGGACAGGAGAATCTTTGTGAAAATGCCCTTTTTACGGGCTATACGGTCAATGGAGGATATGCAGAGTATGTAACAGCCCATGCCCAATATTGCTTCCGTATTCCGCCTGTTTATGCCGCTCCTGAGGGAGCGCCGCTATTGTGTGCAGGACTCATCGGATACCGGTCATGGCGAATGATCGACCCTATGGCGCAGTATATTGGTTTATACGGATTTGGGGCAGCTGCGCATATACTTACGCAGATCGCCCGATATGCCCATAAGCAGATCTATGCATTCACCCGCAAAGACGATATCGGGGGACAGGAATTTTCCCTGCAGCTTGGGACTATATGGGCCGGGAGTTCTGATCAGCAACCACCTGTCAAACTGGACGCCGCTATCATATTCGCACCTGACGGGCGCCTGGTACCTGCCGCACTTTCATCACTCGACAAAGGCGGGCAGCTCGTCTGTGCAGGTATACATATGAGTGATATTCCTTCTTTCCCGTATCAACTGTTATGGGAAGAAAGGTCTGTCAGATCTGTGGCAAATCTGACCAGAGAGGACGGAGAATTATTCTTTGATATTGCTGCGAAAGCTACTATTCAGACCACTATAGAGCGTTTCAAGCTATCGCAGGCGAATGAAGCATTAGAACGTTTACGTAGCGGCCTTATCAAAGGTGCGGCTGTACTGGTACCCGATGCGCAATATCAGATGCTGTAATGCCGGGACCGGCAGCACGATCATATACCAGCGTTCCCGTGTCCATGCCGGTGTAGGGCTGCCCGCCATGTTCCCGGGTTACGCCGTGGGATCAATGCAATACATGCCGCGATAAGCAAAAAAGCGCCGGGTAATATAAACCCTGGCTGCAGCCGCACCAGCACTATCAGAAAAACAATGGCTCCAGCCAATCCGATCTTCTGAGCGACGCCGGGCATACACAGTAATAGCCCTATCATTAACTGACAGGCAGCGGTGGCCAGTAAGGACTCAGTCATATACTTCCCCCAGAAAAAATTTACCATATCGGTATACAGATTACGGGCGCCTGTGCCATTATCGATGATATACCATTGCTGCACGGACAATACTGAAATGGCATTTAACAGTGCGGCAGCAATGAATAAAACGGAAAGAATTACCCTGCCTCTCTGTGGTCTCATCACGCAGATCACAAAGAGCACCAGCCCTATAAACGCTGATATCATATATAGGATCGAACCGTTCATGGCTATGGATTTAAATGAAACAATCAGCTTACACTTCAAAGCTAGGTACCCGCCGTTTCACCAGCGATAACCCCCGTTACCAGTTGTTGCATTTGTTATCAAACAAAAGAATGACAACGGTCATTTCATGGTGTTAATCTGTATGCGTTAATGCGGCAATTTATCCCTGAAGAAACCGTACGTCCAGGTACCGGCAACAGCACTTAACAATACAACCAGCACAATCATAAATCCCGTACCGATCTGCGCAAATAAAGGGCCGGGACATGCTCCGGTAAGCGCCCATCCCAACCCGAAAATGAGCCCTCCATAGATCTGACCTTTATTGAACTTCTTAGGATGAAAGACGATTTCTTCGCCATGAATTGTCCTGATATTATATTTTTTAATCAGCCAGACTGCTGCCATCCCAACGATCACTGCTGACCCGATCACACCGTACATATGGAAGCTTTGTAAGCGGAACATCTCCTGTATGCGGAACCAGCTGATAATCTCTGCCTTGACAAACACAATACCGAAAACGATGCCTACCGCCAGGTATTTAAAATTATGCCACCATGGATGTTGCTTGGCTGATTCATTGATACAGATAGTATCTAGTGACCGTACTTCAAAATCTGTGTCTTTATGCTGATCTGTAACAGCTTGCTGTACTCTTTCCATTGTTTTGTAGTAACGTTGATTATAAATGAAGTATTAACGGCAGGATCAGATTGGACATGATAAATCCTCCGGCCATAAACATCACTGTAGCTACAAGTGAAGGCCATTGCAGGTCGCTTAATCCCATTATTGCATGTCCGGAAGTACATCCACCTGCGTACCGCGCTCCGAAACCGACCAGGAAGCCACCACCGACGAGCATGATCACTCCCCTCAAGGTCAACAGGCTATGCCATGAAAACAGTTCCTGCGGTAGTAGTGTACTGTGATCGGTGATGCCGTAACCTGCCAGCTCGCTGGCTAGTGCAGGGGCAACTGTTATTGGCCCCTGGGCAGGGAAAAGGTGTCCTACTATGACGGCTCCCACCAGGATGCCAGCTACGAAGAACATATTCCAGACTTCTTTTTTCCAGTTATACTGAAAGAACGGAATACCTGCCGGAAAACAGGCAGCGCAGGCATGACGGAGGTTTGCAGATATTCCGAAATGTTTATTACCAAGTAACAGTAGTGCCGGTACAATGAGACCAATAAGTGGTCCTGCCACATACCATGGCCATGGGTCATATATTAGTTGATGCATGTTGATTGATTTCAGCATAAAATTATCACGACGTCAGTAAGTATTCAGTGACTAATATCAATGCGTAATAATGAAACGGTATTCAGCTGCTTTGCCGGTAGCCAAACGGTTCCACTACCAGGGAAACTGAATTGAGAGGCCCTCCGTTATGGAGGGCTTTACAATAGATGTTAATTAATTCACCACAGGATTTTGTGCCTGTATCCATTTATTCATTCCTCCCGAAAAGTTCAGTATGTTCTTATATCCTTTCCGGGCGAGGAGAGAATAGGCGATGGCAGCACGATCTCCGCCCTGACAGTGTATCACTACTGTTCTGTCTTTGCTGATCAAATGGCTATGCTCAGGTAACGTGCCGATAAACAGGTGTTGGGCCCCTTTGATATGACCGGCTTTATATTCAGCTTCTCCACGCAGGTCTACCAACTGTATGGCATCATGCTGATAGAGCTGCTTAAATTCGTCGATCGAAATAACCGTTCCTTTTTCCAGTGTACCACCTGTGTCCTGCCAGACTTTCACATCGGGAATATACCCGTATATATTATCCAGACCGATGCGCATCAGTTTGCGCGTGATCTCGTCCAGCTCAGCAGGGTCTGCCAATAGTACAAATGGAGTACTGTAATCAAGGAACCATCCGGCCCATGTATTAAAGGAGTTGTTATGCTGAATATTGATACTTCCGGGAATATATCCGGCAGCAAAATCAGTTTTATCACGGGTATCGATCAGTTTATACCCATTATCAAGAGCAGTCTGCAGTTCGGTTGAACCGAGTGGCTTTAATACCGGTACATGTGTCAGCAAAGGCCGGTCTGTTTTATTGAGCTTTTTCATCATCGCGAAATACCTGGGCGGTTCCGGCTGATCCGCGAGCAGGTACTGCACAAAACCCTGCTCATCATCCTCATAACCGAAGGCCCAGTTCCGCTCCAGTTCATAACCCGTTGTCGTAGACGGTACAGACCCCAGCGCTTTACCACAGGCAGAACCTGCGCCATGCCCGGGCCATACCTGTATATAGGGCGGCAACGCACGAAATTTTTTAAGAGAGGCAAACATCTGGTGGGCACCGGGTTCCTGTGTACCTTTAATGCCTGCAGCTTTTTCAAGGAGATCCGGCCGGCCGATATCGCCCACAAATACAAAATCACCAGTGAACAACATAACGGGGCGATCTGTGGCAGGTTTATCTGTCAGCAGGAAGCTGATACTCTCGGGCGTATGTCCCGGCGTGTGTAATACCCGGAACTCAAGGTTACCCAGGGTTATCACACTGCCCTCCTTTACACCTACATGATCAAATGCATATTGCCAGTCAGGACCACCCTCGTCAGATAAATACATTTTTGCCCCGGTAAGTACTGCCAGTTCCCGGGAGCCGGTCAGAAAATCTGCATGTATATGCGTCTCCAGGATATGTGTGATCTGCATGTTCTGCTGAGCGGCGATCTCCAGATAGGTATCTACGTCTCTCTTAGGGTCGATCACGGCAGCCACGCCTGCTGCCTGACATCCTATAAAGTAGCTGCCCTGTGCCAGGCTCTTATCGTAAATGTGTTGAAAATACATCGTTTGCTGGTTTGGTTAATACAAAGATGTATTAAAACAGCCGCGCTGTCAGTGACAACAGTCACAAAGGCGTTACATCAGGATCTTATCCATTCAAATGAATTCCGGTGGATAACGATCCAGCCATTTTTCTCCATTTTTTTCATTAATCTGCTTACCACCTCTCTGGATGTATTGAGATCACTGGCTATCTCCTGGTGTGTAAGCTTGATATGACGTCCTAATTTTTTTACCTGCCCCTCAATGTAAAATTCCAAGCGTTCATCCATATTTTTAAATGCGATCGCATTGATGGTGTTCAGTAATTCATCATAGCGGGCCCTCCAGGTCCTGATGACGAAATAATGCCAGCTTTTGTATTTACCAAGCCATTCGTCCATGTAAGAAAGCGGAATGGTCAATACCACCACATCTGTCAGCGCCTTCGCCATTACCTGGCTACTCTCCTGACGGAACGCACATAACATAGATACAGCACAGGCCTGCCCGGGTTCAATGTCATATATAAAGAACTCATTGCCCTGATCGTCTTCCTGATACAGTTTAACGATCCCGTCGAGTATCAGCATAGTTGACCGGATGACCTGCCCTTTTCTCAGCATGGTGGTACCGGCGGAAAAACTGCGTATATCACCATGCTTTTCCATTTCTTCGTAAAGCGCTTCTTCCAGATCCGGGAATAACTGGCGGATGGAGTAGATTTTTTCCATTGGATCAAATTACAACATTAACGTCAACATGTCGAGTTTGGTCAGAAAGGCCGGCTCTTCACTTTGAACCAGATAGCATTACCGACCGCCCTTCAATAAGACGGCAGAATTACAAATATAAGTAATACTTTAAAGTGACTTTAGTCACACAGTGAATGTGACTACATCCAGCCAACTTGCCTGAAGAACAACTCAAAATCTATTTTAAAGGCGGCCAGATCGAAATTCCGGATTTTTCTAACGTGCTGGATTGTGTCAATAGCATATAAAATATCTCTTGCCAGCAGTGCGCTGATATCGTCCACCCTACGGTATTCATTATAATTTAACAGCTGTCCGTAGGACAAACTTTTGCTATGGCGATCTACGGAATTTGCAATATAGATGTATTGCACATCATGAACCTCTGCAGGTCGGGATGTTTCCTGCCTGACAGCATGAACAAGCTTACCTGCTTTACAAACCAGGCCGATATATAATATAGATAAACCAGGGCCATAGTTCCTGTTTTTAAAGAACTGATGTATTAACGGATGAATGAATGAGAGCAGACCGAACTTGTCCGATATATCAATGGAAAGTTCCTGTGTTAAATAGATTAACATAAAACAGCATTTAGAAAGTCTGTCTGAGCTAAAGCGAGATGACTGATCCAGTGCATTCAAAATAAAGGCAACGCCGGCATGAATAGGGTTTGCTATCGTTACAACATCTCCTGGCTCCATTATCCTCACTTTAAAACAATTGCCAGTTTCGAACGCATGTTATGCCGATAAAATGGTTGCAATAAAACCGGGTGAAATGGTTTGTGTCTTATTTCCGTAACAGGCATTTTGCAGGTATGATCGAGAGCGGTTCATGTGAGTTGGCGCATTGAACTAATGATAAAACTCAGCTGGTGGTAACATACTGTGTCCGACCTGCCATATAAGTTGCAAAAAGCCGAGTCGAGCAATGAAAACAAAGATAATAAATAAGGAGGAATATGAAAATATCTGCCTGCAAT
The DNA window shown above is from Chitinophaga agri and carries:
- a CDS encoding MBL fold metallo-hydrolase, with protein sequence MYFQHIYDKSLAQGSYFIGCQAAGVAAVIDPKRDVDTYLEIAAQQNMQITHILETHIHADFLTGSRELAVLTGAKMYLSDEGGPDWQYAFDHVGVKEGSVITLGNLEFRVLHTPGHTPESISFLLTDKPATDRPVMLFTGDFVFVGDIGRPDLLEKAAGIKGTQEPGAHQMFASLKKFRALPPYIQVWPGHGAGSACGKALGSVPSTTTGYELERNWAFGYEDDEQGFVQYLLADQPEPPRYFAMMKKLNKTDRPLLTHVPVLKPLGSTELQTALDNGYKLIDTRDKTDFAAGYIPGSINIQHNNSFNTWAGWFLDYSTPFVLLADPAELDEITRKLMRIGLDNIYGYIPDVKVWQDTGGTLEKGTVISIDEFKQLYQHDAIQLVDLRGEAEYKAGHIKGAQHLFIGTLPEHSHLISKDRTVVIHCQGGDRAAIAYSLLARKGYKNILNFSGGMNKWIQAQNPVVN
- a CDS encoding polysaccharide deacetylase family protein: MGYQIRAGMFVLFLPVLLTASVPPCYKKSMTHHSQAALTSLVNIPVLCYHNIDTAQDKEDIYHISAAHFEQQVKALHDSGYHAILPDELYDHFKKGLSLPEKTFMFTFDDTHSTHFTVAAPVLEKYGFRGTFFIMTVCIGKKHYLTAQQISALSRRGHTIGCHSYDHLPVASLTGEQWNEQLDKPLKKLTIITGTAVWYYAYPFGTWNDQAITALKKRGLRAAFQLSNGESTSEPMFTIRRMLVSGNWTAPMLLKKIRTSPGRP
- a CDS encoding Crp/Fnr family transcriptional regulator yields the protein MEKIYSIRQLFPDLEEALYEEMEKHGDIRSFSAGTTMLRKGQVIRSTMLILDGIVKLYQEDDQGNEFFIYDIEPGQACAVSMLCAFRQESSQVMAKALTDVVVLTIPLSYMDEWLGKYKSWHYFVIRTWRARYDELLNTINAIAFKNMDERLEFYIEGQVKKLGRHIKLTHQEIASDLNTSREVVSRLMKKMEKNGWIVIHRNSFEWIRS
- a CDS encoding zinc-dependent alcohol dehydrogenase family protein, giving the protein MIPSTMLAMVLEAPGTPLQLREVPVPVPGDNQVLIRIIACGVCRTDLHIMDGDLRSPKLPLIPGHEIVGVIVASGRDAGHFKAGDLAGVPWLAFTCGQCRYCRKGQENLCENALFTGYTVNGGYAEYVTAHAQYCFRIPPVYAAPEGAPLLCAGLIGYRSWRMIDPMAQYIGLYGFGAAAHILTQIARYAHKQIYAFTRKDDIGGQEFSLQLGTIWAGSSDQQPPVKLDAAIIFAPDGRLVPAALSSLDKGGQLVCAGIHMSDIPSFPYQLLWEERSVRSVANLTREDGELFFDIAAKATIQTTIERFKLSQANEALERLRSGLIKGAAVLVPDAQYQML
- a CDS encoding cation-transporting P-type ATPase, which codes for MSTPNRTGHLSSAPIRQLYDELTCTETGLSSPEAGRRLGQQRGLAKHETRLQRELRLLFRQFFNPLVFLLVVAVVLSALLGASSDTYIILFILLISGLLGFWQEANAGRAFDQLKKIIATRHNVLRDGKAISVDTAGIVTGDIFSCFYLSTLLQLNGSNVGFSSGSDVDTNLAVCFSVCLKWHGCLD
- a CDS encoding YeeE/YedE family protein translates to MHQLIYDPWPWYVAGPLIGLIVPALLLLGNKHFGISANLRHACAACFPAGIPFFQYNWKKEVWNMFFVAGILVGAVIVGHLFPAQGPITVAPALASELAGYGITDHSTLLPQELFSWHSLLTLRGVIMLVGGGFLVGFGARYAGGCTSGHAIMGLSDLQWPSLVATVMFMAGGFIMSNLILPLILHL
- a CDS encoding adenine nucleotide alpha hydrolase family protein, with translation MKKILLSFEGTGYSEGAFEFARRINEDEPVLLTGVFLPQVDFASTWSYAYGGGSMYIPLMESVDAELVGSNINKFKAACIRYGIEHRVHTDFSSFALPELQRETRFADLMILGGERFYDNLGTESPNEYLRDILHDSECPVVVAPEKFSYPESVVLAYDGSSSSVRAIKNFAYLFPELCKVPVTLVYAASRSGKSIPDEDYIKELAARHFSDLVFYELEADPKEYFPTWLADQDSPILVSGAFGRSGFSQIFSRSFAADVIAEHQFPVFISHR
- a CDS encoding YeeE/YedE family protein; protein product: MERVQQAVTDQHKDTDFEVRSLDTICINESAKQHPWWHNFKYLAVGIVFGIVFVKAEIISWFRIQEMFRLQSFHMYGVIGSAVIVGMAAVWLIKKYNIRTIHGEEIVFHPKKFNKGQIYGGLIFGLGWALTGACPGPLFAQIGTGFMIVLVVLLSAVAGTWTYGFFRDKLPH